The DNA sequence AGATGATAGAAAAAGATTTGTTAGCACCACCAAAAGTATATAGTATGCCAGCCGGTTGTGTAACAACTGACCCTGATGCAATAGCAAGAGGTGCATATATTTTCCATAATTTAAACGGAAAGAAGGCAAAGAAAAACCCGCCAAAAGGTTTGTCTAGAAAAACGAAAGACGGAAAAGTCAAGCAATACGGAAACTGTGTTGCCTGCCATAATATAGAAGGTGCTAAAGGTGCTGGTAATATAGGTCCTGATTTAACTGACTATAGAGAAAACTTTATAGAGAGTGGTGCAAGAGACAACCAGTTTGTTTTTCAAAAAATAGCTGATGCCCGTATTGACAATCCGGATACTCATATGACAATTAACTTAACAACCAAGTTATTCACTCCAAGAGAAATATGTGATATTACTTCATATATTGTTGCTCCAAAATAATTATAAGGAATTTAAACTATGCAAAGAAGAGATTTTTTCAAAAAACTAGGAACAGTAGCTGCGGTATCAGCTGTTATGCCAGCGATGAGTTTTGCCGGTGGTTCGAAACCTATAAGTCCAAATAAAATGGATTATAATACTGCTGTAAACACGATAACAGGTGGGAAAACCCCTAAACCTTCAAAAAAAGTAAAATTAAAAGTTCCGGAAATTGCGGAAAACGGTGCAGTTGTTCCTGTAACAGTTACAGTTGATTCTCCAATGACTGAGAGTAACTATGTAAAAGCTATTCATATTTTAACAGGAAAAAATTCAAATGCTCGTACAATTGATGTTTATTTGACTCCTGCTAACGGCAAAGCAATGTTTTCAACACGTATTAAACTTGGTGGTACGCAAAAAGTAACTGCTTTGGTAGAGTTGAGCAATGGAGAGTTTTTAACAGCTTCTCAAAGTGTTAAAGTAACTATTGGTGGTTGTGGTTGATTCTAACCAAACATTTAAAGTCAAGAAAAATATAAAATAGAGGAATTGAAAATGCAAAAAAGAAAGTCACTGATTAAAATCAAGCCAAAAAGATATAAAAACGGCGAGATAGTCAAAGTTAGTTTTATGGTTATGCACCCAATGCATACTGGTATGGCTAAAGATAAAAAAACGAAAAAAATTATTCCGGCAAAATATATAAACAGTGTAAAGTTTATTTATAACGGAAAAGAAATTACAAGTATGAAAGTCTGGGAGTCATTATCTGTAAACCCTGTATTTACTACATACATGAAAATTAACGGCAAAGGGAAACTGACTGTTAAATATACGGATAATACTGGCGAAGCGCACGAAAAAACCAAAAAGATTAAACCAAAAGGATAATCAAATGAAAACAGGTATTAAAATAGCTCTATCAGTTGCAATGCTTGCTTCATTATCTTATGGTGGTGAGCAATTTGCAATGAGCGACGCAGACCGTGCAATGTACGCAGAGATGTCAGAGAACAATCCTGCCGACATTATGGTGGCTGACGGTGAAGAATTACTAGGTTATATGGGTGGAGACGAAGGTCTTGCAAAATATCTTGGTGTGACCGAAGATGAACTGCCGGCATATATAGCAGGGTTTCCCCGCTATATCAAAAAGTTTGACATGGTTGTAGGAATTGACCAGGTAATTCAGGCAATGATGGCAGACGGAGGGCATAAACCGCTGAAGCTTAAAAGCGGAAACATGTTTGCAATGGTGGCATATGTGAAATCTAT is a window from the Sulfurimonas hydrogeniphila genome containing:
- the soxX gene encoding sulfur oxidation c-type cytochrome SoxX, which produces MKKTVMMSLLVGVSLFATDYSKVITHPDASKMIEKDLLAPPKVYSMPAGCVTTDPDAIARGAYIFHNLNGKKAKKNPPKGLSRKTKDGKVKQYGNCVACHNIEGAKGAGNIGPDLTDYRENFIESGARDNQFVFQKIADARIDNPDTHMTINLTTKLFTPREICDITSYIVAPK
- the soxY gene encoding thiosulfate oxidation carrier protein SoxY — translated: MQRRDFFKKLGTVAAVSAVMPAMSFAGGSKPISPNKMDYNTAVNTITGGKTPKPSKKVKLKVPEIAENGAVVPVTVTVDSPMTESNYVKAIHILTGKNSNARTIDVYLTPANGKAMFSTRIKLGGTQKVTALVELSNGEFLTASQSVKVTIGGCG
- the soxZ gene encoding thiosulfate oxidation carrier complex protein SoxZ, with product MQKRKSLIKIKPKRYKNGEIVKVSFMVMHPMHTGMAKDKKTKKIIPAKYINSVKFIYNGKEITSMKVWESLSVNPVFTTYMKINGKGKLTVKYTDNTGEAHEKTKKIKPKG